AAATATAAGCACTGTAAAAAATATTGCAAGTCCAGGGAATATACTGTACCACCAAGCGTTTAAAAAATAGTTTCTGCTTGTACTTACCATAAGTCCCCATTCAGGCACAGGCGCCTGAGCTCCAAGCCCTAAAAAACTTAAGGATGCAATTGTAAGTATTACTCCGCCTATGTCCATTGACGCCTGTACAATAATCGGAGCTATGCAGTTCGGAATAATATGCTTGATTACAATACTACCTGATGGAGCGCCCATTGCTTGTGCAGCCTTGACAAACTGCCTTTCTTTCAGAGACACAGCTTGTCCCCTTACAATACGCGTATACCACGGCCACCATGACAATGCGATTGCTAGTGTTGCATTGTTTAAGTTAGGTCCCAAAAATGCTGATATAACAATAGCCAAAAGCAGTGATGGAAAACCTAAAAATATATCCGTAAATCTCATTAAAAGTTCATCAATAAAACCTCCGAAATAACCTGCGATAGCTCCTATGGGAACTCCTATAAGTATGGCAATACCTACTGCAAATATTGATGTTTTCAATGATATGCTTGTACCAAGCAATACTCGTTTAAAAACATCTCTTCCCAGCTCATCCGTTCCGAACAAATGATTTGCAGACGGTGCCAGCAGACTTTCCTGCGGATTAGCATCCTGGTTTACATGTATATCCTTTGGAAGAACTATCGGAGCAATGATTCCTATTAGGCAAAGAACGACTACCGCATACATGGCAAACTTGGTTAGTGCGTTCTTCTTAAGCAGGTATATGTTCATTTTCAGCTGGTTTAATTTCGCTTTAATTATCCTTGTTATTGTATCGCTTTTCATAAATTCACTCCTATACTCTTATTCTCGGGTCTATTGCTATAATAATGTCAGCGAGAAGGTTCAACACTATATATGAACACGCAGAAAAAAGCGTAACTCCGATAATTGCAGGGAAGTCCATGGACATAACCGCCGTCGAAATATAATTTCCAATACCGGGCCAGTTAAATATAGCTTCTACCAGAAAAGTGTTAACCAAAGTATATCCCACTGACAAAGCAAGCACAGTTGCTGTAGTTCCGAGAGAATTTTTTAAAGCGTATTTCCACAAAATTAAATTTTCTTTCAACCCGTATGATCTCGCTGCCTTTATGTAATCTTCGCCAAGTATTTCAAGCAAAGCTGAACGTGTCATTCTTGCAACAAGACCTATGGGATATAAGGAAATAGTTATAGCAGGAAGAATTATATGTTTAAGAGCGTCAACATACAGCGTCATGTTTCCTGAAATTAATGTATCTAAAGTTAAAAGTCCCGTTATCTTGGGAATACTGTATAAGAGCTTCAATTTTGCATCTAATTGCCCGCCTAGGGGCAACAGTTCCAGCCATCTGTAAAAAATAAGCTGCAAAAATAAAGCAACCCAAAATGTTGGAAGAGATACAGCTCCAACAGAAAAGAACCTGCAGAAGTGATCCAACAGCTTATCCTTTTTCTTTGCAGAATATAATCCCAGCGGTATTCCGATAATTACGGCAAGTATTGTCGATATCAGCACAAGCTCAAGTGTCGGAGGAATATATGTCTTTAATTCGCTTAAAACTGATTGCTTTGTTCTTAAAGACATCCCTAAATTTCCATGCATCAGGTCAGTAATATAATTTTTATACTGCACCAGAAGAGGCTTATCTAAACCAAGCTCGACTGTTGCTGCATCAATTTGCTCTTGTGTTGCTCTGGGACCCACCCATTGAGCTGCAGGATTTGACGGCAAAACCCTTGTAAGAAAAAAAGTAATTGTAACTACTCCCGCCAAAACCAATATTCCCAATAGAACACGCTTAAATATATATTTACTCAACTTTTACCTCCGAGTCTCAGGGAAAGCAATACTGCTTTCCCTGTATTTTCTATTGTCAATAATTATTTTTCTCTGTAAAGATCATAGAAAAATACAACAAATGGATATGAAGGATTATCCTTATGACCTTTCAATGTCGAAGATTTAACCCATGCAACGTTCTTGTCATACATAAATATTGAAGGTACATCTTCCAGCAGTATTTTTTGAGCACCTACAAAATCTCTTTCTGCTTCTGCCATATTGACAGCTGATTTAGTCTGAGCCCCGTCTATTAATTCATCAAATTCCGGATTGCTGTAATATCCCAGATTGTACAAGGTGCTGTCTTCCGAATGATAAAGTGAATACAAATATGAATATGGTGTTGACAAATCATTCCACCAATACATTACAAATATATCCTGCTGATCAGACACATTGTTTCCCATTGCCATTTCCCACTGGCTTTCCCAAGGCATCGCTCTTATTTCTAATTCTATACCAATCTTGGATAATTCCGCTTTATATAATTCAGCCATTTTCTTTTCTGCTTCATCACCTGTCATGTAAGTCAAAAGCAGTTTTATCTGACCTTCCTTTATACCAGATTCTTCAAGCAATTGCTTTGCCATGTCTAAATCATGATTGAATTGGAAAAGTTCTTTTGAATGCCCCCACATCCCTTCAGGAACAGGGCCGTAGGACTGCGAAGCATATCCTCCCATTGCATAATTTACAACATCCTCATACGGGAATGCATATGAAAGTGCCTGCCTTACCTTAACATCGTTTAGAGGAGCTTTTTGTGTATTGAAAAATCCAATTAAATTTGTAAATGAAGGCACAACATCTATTACAACATTTTCGTTAGATTTTAATGCTTCAATATCTTCTGAAGGAAGCTCAATAGTTATATCTGCCTCTCCTGATTCAATCATCTGCCTTCTCGATGATGTTTCAGATACTTTTTTAATTATAACTTTTTCAAAGTGTTCTCCATCCCAGCCTTTCCAATAGTCTTCATTTTGTGTAAGGATAACCTCGTCACCCATTGTTTTGTCCTGGAGCTTGTACGGACCGGTTCCATTTGCATTTCCCTCTTCCAGCCAATTTTCCGGTTCATCTTCCAGTGAAGGCGACATCATAAACGATGCATAGGGGCAGCTGGTAATAACATCCATCGGAGCCGGGTGTGACAAAACAAAGTCTACAGTGTATTCATCAACAATTTTTATTTCTTTAACCGGATCCCATATAAAAGCAGCGCCCTGGCCTATTTTCTTTGTTCTTTCTATTGAGTATTTTACAGCTTCCGCATTGAATGGAGTTCCGTCATGGAATGTTACTCCTTCTCTAAGTTTAAATGTCCATACCATTCCATCCTCACTTTTACTGTAGTCTGTAGCCAGAACATTTTCATACTCTTTCGTTTCTGCATTAAATCTCAGCAACTGCTCATATACGTTGTTCAATACTACAATGCCATTTGAAAATTCAATGCTTGGGTCCCACGTTAAAATAGGAATTGAATTATATGCATAATACAATACGTCCATTTCATCGTTTTTGCCCTGTTGATTTGAAGTTCCATCTCCATTTGTACCGCATGCGGTAATTGTCGTTAGGAGCATAAGAATTGCTAAAATTATGGATAGTTTTTTTTTCATATTTCCTCCGTTTATAAATTATTTTTTATATACCTACAATCCATGTCAAAGCCAAAAAACCTAGGATTTAAAATACTAAGTCCTTTTTCGGTTTTCCATAAATTATGAGCTTCAAAGCCTAGCACCGCAACTTTATCGCCAATTTTGCAATTTGGATTTGTTATGGGGTATCCCGTTGAATTCTCTACCACGCAGATCAAGTCAGGACAAGTAATATACGGTGCATCATTTTTCCACGAAATCATGTTTTCATTTTTGTACCATATCCTAAATTTATCATTTTCAAAATTTTCGATTCCGTTTATGTCAACTGTACCTACCGTAAATCCGTCTACTATTTTCCACTGAGCGTCTGATACAACTCCTTCAAATAAAAAGTATCCTTCAGCAGCTGAAATAATTTCTTCAACAGGATCAAGCCCATTTTCCATAGCTTCTCTTTGAGCTTTTCCAACTTTTCCTGCATAGCTTAAGGCACTAGGTATTACTGATTCTTTAAGCAAATTCCCTTTTATAGGATGATCTGCCATACCAACAGAACCTTCGGAACCTACAGCCATAAATCTGGATAAAGCCTCTGCTCTTGCATCATCCCTTACTTTTGGAAATATCCCTATATCTCCGAACTGTGTGGCAACCGAAAATGGATATATGGGCTTACCCGTGACGAAGTAAGTGGAAAATTGAAGCTCCGGAACTGCTCGTCCGGCAGCATCGCAATCAACAATATATTTTCCCATTTCTGCAGCTGCCGCCATAGCCTGTCCCGTATTTCCTCCGCCGTATTCTATAGAAACTACGCCGTCGAATTCTACATTCATATATTTTTCCAGAGCATTAACAGCCAAGACCAATTCATTTGAAAGCTCTTTTTTTTCCTCATTGGGACTAACACTTCCACAAAAATATGGATTTATGTAATATTTTTCTTCACTTATTTCACAAAAATCCAGGAGCTTAAATTCGTATCCCTGACTAAATGCAGTCCTTACTGCCTCCAATCCCTCTTCCAAAGAACCGCCTCCACCAGTTCCAAGTATTGTGCACCCAACAAGTATGTCTTCAATGTCTTTTAAATTCAATACTTTCATGACAACCTCCTTTTATTCAACAAAATTAGTAGATTCGTATCAGCTTATGCATATAAATACATTTATGCATTTTTTATAATTATTAAACCGCTTTTAAAACCCTCCTATGAATTATCCTTTTAAATTAGATTTTTCAATATATAATCATAGGTTTCAACAATTAATATGTATTTAATAAAATACAACTGTGTTTCTAAAAAAAATAGTGTATTTTTACTTATGCGTATTTTATTATAAATATATTTGTTTTGTATTATATATTATATATTTTCAATTGTCTTTGTAATTTTTATAAAAATATGCTAATTTTTTTGTAGTATTTTAAAAACTCTGGAATTTCTAGTTTGTTTATAGTAAAATAGTTAGATAAATCGGAGGAAATACAATGTCAGTTACCATACATAATTTACTATCAATAGATTTGTTTAAAGATGCAAAAATTGCTGCCGGAAGCAGTGGTTTAAATAATGAGATAGGAAGAATCAATTTTATAGACTGTCCCTTTCCTGATGACATCAGAAGCAGCGGACTGATAAATAAAGGAGATCTTTTTATTAACAGCTTTTATATTGCAGGAGACGACGAAGATATGCTGTTTGATTTTATAAATGCATACATTGACTGCAAATGCTCCGGAACGTTTATCATTACCGAATATATAAAAAAACTTCCTCAAAAAATAGAAGATCTTTGCAATATGCATAATTTCCCTGTTGTTTTTATTGATCCTGATATTCCATATGCGGAAATAATCAAAACAACAATGGAAATGATTCTTTCTGACAAATCAGAAACAATTTTTGAAATGAAAATAGAGAGGATTTTATCAAATAATGTAAGTAAAAAGACAATAATAGACACTGCCCATGAAATAATAAAAAATTTCAGAAGCAATTATGTTTCCTTATATGTAAGTCCGGACGATTTTTCTGGAGTAAAAAAACAGATGAGTGTTGCAACAATAAAAAATATAAATGCAATTGAACCTGTAACATATAAAAAAGGAATGTTTTTGATAATTAATCTTGATAAGTTGTCTTTACTACCGTCATATATCGAACAATCAGAATCAATATTAAAAAATTTTTTTAGCAGATATAATATAGGCATAAGCAACACATTCAACGAAGTCGAAAACTTTAATATATGTCTGAGACAGTCTCTTCTGTCTTATGAAATATCAAAAATATTAGAAGGAAATACTGTATATTACAAGGATATAAGCCTTTATAAAATATTATATCCTTTAAAAAATTCAGATGTTTTGATGGATTTTTATTCGGATGTTATAGAACCGCTGACAAAAGATGTCAGCAACGATAAAAATGAATTAATAAATACTATTGAGGCATATTTAAATTGCGACGGTGATTTTAAAAAAACAGCCGCTTTGATAAACCAGCATGAAAATACCGTGAGATACAGAATTTCAAAGGCAAAACGACTGCTTAACCTTGAGAATAACAATTTTAAATTTATTGAACAGGTTTCAATAGCTCTGAAAATAAAAAATATATTAAGATTGTAAAATAGCTTCTTAAATAAAAGTCGTAGAAGTGACAGGCTGTTTGAAAATTTGTTAAAAATGCAAAGTATTTCATGCATTAATAAATACACTGCAAAAATAGGTGGAAAAACGAATTTTTTCAACAGTCTGAAACTATAATACTAATCTAATGCGTTAAAGCAAAGAATGAACTTTGTTCCATTATTCTCTTCACTTTCTACTTCAATTGACCCAGAGTGCAGAGTTAATATATTTTTGACAATTGTTAGCCCAATACCTGAACCTTCTGTTTCGTGCCTGCTCTTATCACCTCTGTACAGACGCTCAAATATAAAAGGCAGATCTTCTGTCTTTATTCCTATTCCGTTATCTGCTACCTCAACAAATATTTTTTTACCTTTTGCATATACATTTATGGATATTTTTCCGTTTTTTTCTGAAAACTTTATCGCGTTATTTACTAAATTAATAAACACCTGCTTTAATCTGTCTGAATCCCCTAATATGAAATAATTTGTGTCTCTTTCCTTTATCAAGTCAATTGAAATATGTTTTTTTTCAGATTCCATGAGAAAATCATCATATAAGCTTTCTATAAGCCCAAAAAGTTCTATGGCATAAAAATTCAGCTTGAGACTTTCTGTTTCAAATTCTTTAAGTTTCTCTAAATTGTTTAAAAGTTTTCCAAAGCGTATAATTTCATCATTAAGTTTGTTCAGCCTCGCCTGTGTAACAGGAAAAACCCCGTCAATCATAGCTTCAAAATTATTTTGCATAACATTCAGGGGCGTCCTGATTTCATGATTTATATCTGATATAAGCCTTTTTCTTATCATATCCTGCTTATTAAGTTTATCAGCAAGAATATTGATGCTATTCCTTAGATCCCTTATTTCTTCTATGTCTGTCTGAATACTCGCTTTTTCTTCGAAGTGACCTTTTGAAAGGTTGACGGACATACCGGCAACTTCTTTTATAGGGTCTGAAAACTGTTTGGACAGGTATAAACTTGCTGCAGTTATAATAATTAAAGTTAATACACCACTTGCAATGATACTTTTATTGACTGATGTTTGAAAAAGAACATCCTCCTCTGTTATGAGGAGAGGTGCATACTGCCCTATCTCTACATATCCCACTATTTCATCGTTGTATTCAAGCCCAAATTTCTTTGTTGTATACACACCTTCATCCTGCACCTTCATATGCTTAAGATTTATTTCATTTTTTATGTCCATGGGATTCATTCCCCAAACCAAAGTATTTCTTTCATCATACAGTGTCAAAATATAGTTGCTCATGTAAGCCTCGTGCATAAGCTCTATTCCGGAATATTCACTCCATTTTCCGTCCTTTTTATATGCTTCCTCCAAATATGAAACTATCCTTTCATATCTTTTATTTTGCACATCGGCCATATATTCTTTAAATATACCTTTAATCGTTAAATTAATAAACAGCATTATGAGAACAATTGCTGCAAAAGAACACAAGAATAATATTATACTAATTTTTTTTCTTATTGTAGTCATCAGTATTCACCGCTAAATTTATATCCGACTTTTGTAACGGTAATTATATACTTAGGTTTTTTAGTATCTTCTTCAATTTTTTTTCGAAGATTTTTTATATGAACATCTATCGTCCTATCATATCCATTAAAATCCAACCCAAAAATTTTGCTAATTATCTGCTCCCTAGATAACACATTCCCCCTGTTAGCAGCTAAAAGATGCAATATATTGAATTCATTTGGAGTAAGCCAAATTTCCTTTCCATTGACACTGGCTATTCTTTTGCCATAATTTATTTTTAAATTTCCGTCATCATAAAAAGACTCACCGTTATTATCCTTATCAAGCCTCCTAAATAATGCATTTACTCTTGCAGTAAGCTCCCTTGGGCTGAACGGCTTTACCAAGTATTCGTCAGCTCCTATATTTAATCCATCTATTTTTTCCTCAATAGACCCTTTTGCAGTAAGCATGAATATATGAACATCAGATTTTTCCCTTATTATTTTACACACTTCTTCCCCACAAATGTCAGGAAGCATCAAATCCAGTATTATTAAACTGATATCATTTTTTCTTGCAAGCTCTATTCCTTCTAATCCTCTGGATTTCAAGAACACATGATATCCTTCTTTTTCCAAATACGCACAGATAACATCAGAAACTCTTTCGTCATCTTCTATCACTAATATATTTTTCATAACAGCTCTCCAAAAATGTTAGTTATAATATAAGTTGTTATGCTGTCATTGTCAATGCTTAATAATTATTTCACACTAGGCCTTGAAGATTCATAAAATATATAGAGTCTTACCGCACTCTCATCATCTTTGGTAATTAGCAATATGACATTTCAGCATTTTTTGCTTATTTTTACCTTTTATAAATATCTATAAATTTATTATAATTAAATTATCAATTTTTATATATTTTCTTCATAAAATCTTTATATTTGTACATTATAATATTAGTATAAGAGCAAAAAAATTAACTTCATGATTAAATATTGCAGAATTTTTTAACAGCTGTCAAGCAGGCAAAAACCTTAAGAACAGCCGTTGGGTTGCTGCTCTTTAAACAAAAATAATTGCAATCCAAAGAAATTAATTTATTAATCACTATTTAATCAAAAATCTCCTAATATAAGTTAAAATAAGACCATGGTTGTGCTGGATTATGGTCTTATTTTATTATGCAAATATCTTATGCATTTATTAAATAAAATCATTGCCTTTTTCCATGATAGTTGTTCGTAACAGGAGCTATTCCTTTCGCAGCTACACTTATAATCTACGTAATTTTTTCAAAAAATAATTCTGCTAAAATATTAAACACGGTACTGCTAAGCAGTGTAGAAAACAATTTTAATCTTAGGTATATAACAGCATTCCCTGCTTTACTTATATTTATTTTGACATTTTTCAAAAAAATGTAATATTTTTTATGTTTTTAAGTGCAATTGCCTTCATTGGAGTCTGCAGTTAAAAGTATGTAACAGCTCAACTGACAAACACAATAAAAAAATCTCACAATCATTACAATTATGAGACTTATTTTAATTTATACAAATTACTTCATACTTCATTCCATATTTATCAATATTTTACTTTTGTTTTTAAATTACAGCTTTTTAATATCAAAATTGTCTTCAAGCAATACCCAGTTTTGTCTAAATGGAAACCCGAGTCCCCAGTAGCTTATACCTTTTAATCCATATTCCTTTGCTGTATCAAATTTTGCCTGAGCGCTTCTTGCGTCCTCGAACCAAACTTCATGCGCATTTCCTTCATCGTCAGTATAACGAAAAAACGGCGATTGAGCCATATAATCATATTGTATCTGCGCATTATGAGCATATGCCCTATTCATTGCTTCCTCAACACTGATTGTTTCAGCCTCTTTACCGGGCAAAAAAGGCACTTCCCAATCTCGCGCGTAAATTTGGAATCCCATAAGTATTTTATCTTTTGGAATAACCGTTACAGCATAATCTAAGACCTTTTCAATTTCATTTATTGGAGATATGGCTCTGGGCTGACCGCCTCTCCATCCCCACTCATAAGTCATTAAAACTACAAAATCCGCCAATTTCCCGTGCTCCAAATAATCATGTGCTTCATATAAAAGACCTTTTTGATCAGCACTTGTTTTTGGTGCTAATGATGTTGAAACAAAAAAACCTTCATCGTGCAGTCTGTTAACTGTACTTTCAAGAAACTTATTATATGCTTCACGGTCTTCAGGTAAAACATACTCAAAATCAATGTTTAATCCTTGGTATCCCTTATCTTTCATGGTGTTAATAATATTTTCCTGAAGTGTGTTTACAATTTCAGGATTGTTAAGCACATTTTTTGCTACATTTCTACCTGCCACATTAACAGTAAAATTAACAATTGCCATAACCGGGACAATGCCATTAGCTATGGCCTCACCTATGGCAGCTTCATCATCTATCGGCACCAAACTTCCATCTTCTTTTACTAGATATGCAAATGGACTGAGATATGTAAGCATTTCGCCGACTTCACCTATAACAGGCACAGCCATATCCCCTAAAGTATAAGTAAATGCATTAACCTCAATTTCAGGCTTTTTCTTCTCCGGAATTGTCAATAACTGCCCTATGTATAAATTATTCGGATTCATAATTTCATTTTCCCACAAAAGATCTTGAACTGATATACCATGCCTTTGAGCTATCTTCCACGCGCTGTCCCCTGCTCTAACATTATATATATTTTCTTCTGTAGGTATTATGAGCGACTGCCCTACGAGGAGAACATCTGGATTAGGCAGAGCATTTGCCTCAATTATGGAATCAATATCAACATTGTAATGATCTGCTATCCTCCACAATACATCCCCTCTCTGCACAACATATATGACCATAGAAACCTCCCTATATCCCTAGTTATTAATAATATATTCAGTACCATGCTCATAATGATAGATTTCAAAATAAAACAGTAAAATAATGTACAATAAAAAAGCAGTCATAAAAAATATATATCTTTTATGACTGCCCCAATACTATTATACTATTTTGCTATATCACTTCTAAACTGCATTTTTTCAAATTTAATTTTTAATATATTTTCATAAACTATTTTTCTTGCATCATCAAGGGTTTTTCCCATAGCTGTTACCGCCATCACCCTGCCGCCGTCAGTAAAAACCTTTCCATCCTCAGCCCTTGTTCCGCCGTGGAAAATCACAATACTGTCATCCATATCATTCAAGCCCGTAATCTGCTTGCCTTTTTCATAGCTTTCCGGATATCCACCTGATGCAAGAACAACCGTTACACATTTGTCGCTACTCCATTGCAAATCCTGCTCAGTCAAATTTCCGTCGATGCATTTTAGCATAATTTCAACCAAGTCGGATTCTAATCTTGGGAGCACAACCTCTGTTTCCGGGTCTCCAAAGCGCGTATTGTATTCCAAAACCTTAGCTTTGCCTTCTTTAACCATAAGACCGATGAACAGCACTCCTTTGAAATCCAGTTTTTCCTGTTTAAGCCCTTCCATAGTTCTTTTAAGTATATTTTCTGATATATAACCTTTCAGCTCTTCGGTGTAAATTGTGTTTGGGGAAAAGCATCCCATCCCGCCTGTATTAAGGCCTTTGTCAAAATCATACGCCTTTTTATAGTCTCTTGCACTCTCCATAGGTATTATTGAATTTCCGTCCACAAAGCATAGCAGCGATGCCTCAGTTCCGTCAAGGAATTCTTCAATGACAACCGTATCACCGGCTTCACCGAACTGCTTGTCATTCATCATACTTTTAATAGACTCTTCGGCTTCTTCCTTAGTGCTGCAAATAACTACTCCCTTGCCTGCCGCCAATCCATCAGCCTTAACTACAATAGGAACTCTGAATTTTGAAAGCCCTTTTATTGCTGCTTCAGCATCAGTAAATACTTCGTATCCGGCAGTGGGAATATTATATTTTTTCATAAATTCCTTTGAATATGATTTGCTTGCCTCTAGTTTTGCTCCTTTTTTGCAGGGGCCGAACACTTTGATGTTCCTTTGCTCGAGCATGTCCGTAAGACCTTCACACAACGGCCCTTCCGGTCCTATAACAGTCAGATCAATCCCGTTTGAAACTGCAAATTCAGTAATTTTATCCAAATTATCAGCTTTTATATCAACACATCGGGCAATTTGAGAAATACCTGCGTTGCCCGGAGCACAGTAAATCTTTGTTGCTTTGCCGCTTTGTTTTAATTTCCAGCACAATGCATGTTCTCTTGCACCGCTTCCAACAACCAGTATATTCATAAGTCCTCCCTGCTTCGATTAATTAATTATTAAGTGTACATGATTAATGTTTAAAGTGTCTCATTCCCGTAAATACCATGGAAATATTATTTTCATTACAAGCCTTCACAGACAACTCGTCATTAACGGAACCACCTGGTTGAATTATTGCTGTAATGCCTGCTTTAGCAGCCTCTTCTACACAATCAGGGAATGGGAAAAACGCATCAGAAGCCATTGCTGCACCTTTTAGGCTGTCCTCACCTAAAAATTCAACTGCATGTTCTATCGCCTGTCTGCACGCCCATATACGATTAACCTGACCAGGTCCTATTCCGATGGACTGACCATTTTTCACAATTGTTATAGCGTTGGATTTTGTATGTTTTACAATTTTCCAAGCCATCATTAGATCCTTCATTTCATTTTCTGTGGGCTGTTTTTTTGTAATTGTTTTTAATTCTTCATTCTCTTGAATTAACTTAGAGTCAATTGTCTGAACAAGTATTCCTCCTGCAACCTTTTTAAGGTCATATGAGTTTTCATCCTGCTTCTGAAGGATATTTTCTATAAGAAGCACTCTTTTGTTTTTTTTGGATTTAAGTATTTCAAGAGCTTTTTGAGAATATGAAGGAGCTACAACTATTTCAATAAAAATCTTATTTATCTCTTCAGCAGTTTTTTCATCTACCTCTCTGTTAAATACCGTTATTCCTCCAAATATAGATGTTGGATCAGCTTTAAAAGCTTTCATATATGCGTCATATATGTTGTCAGCAATTCCAACCCCGCATGGATTTGCATGCTTGCACGCAACAACGGCAGGTTCTTCAAATTCCTTAAGCAATTCCAAAGCACCGTTTGTATCATTAATATTGTTGAATGAAAGTTCCTTGCCATGAAGCTGAACAGCTGATGATAAAAGTCCTTTGCCGCCAACTGCTTCTCTGTAGAAAGCAGCTTTTTGATGCGGATTTTCACCGTATCTCATTTCCTGAACCTTTTCATATGTCAGACTTATTGTTTCAGGAAGGCTATTATCATTTCTTTCTTTTTTAAGATATGATGCTATTAAAGTGTCATAATGTGCCGTGTGTTCAAACACCTTACCACAAAGGTAAAACTTTGTTTCTTCCGACACCTCTTTTTTTTCTTCCAAATCTTTTGCTACTTTTTCATAATCAGACGGGTCAACTATAAC
Above is a window of Sedimentibacter sp. MB35-C1 DNA encoding:
- the purD gene encoding phosphoribosylamine--glycine ligase, with the protein product MNILVVGSGAREHALCWKLKQSGKATKIYCAPGNAGISQIARCVDIKADNLDKITEFAVSNGIDLTVIGPEGPLCEGLTDMLEQRNIKVFGPCKKGAKLEASKSYSKEFMKKYNIPTAGYEVFTDAEAAIKGLSKFRVPIVVKADGLAAGKGVVICSTKEEAEESIKSMMNDKQFGEAGDTVVIEEFLDGTEASLLCFVDGNSIIPMESARDYKKAYDFDKGLNTGGMGCFSPNTIYTEELKGYISENILKRTMEGLKQEKLDFKGVLFIGLMVKEGKAKVLEYNTRFGDPETEVVLPRLESDLVEIMLKCIDGNLTEQDLQWSSDKCVTVVLASGGYPESYEKGKQITGLNDMDDSIVIFHGGTRAEDGKVFTDGGRVMAVTAMGKTLDDARKIVYENILKIKFEKMQFRSDIAK
- a CDS encoding LysM peptidoglycan-binding domain-containing protein, giving the protein MVIYVVQRGDVLWRIADHYNVDIDSIIEANALPNPDVLLVGQSLIIPTEENIYNVRAGDSAWKIAQRHGISVQDLLWENEIMNPNNLYIGQLLTIPEKKKPEIEVNAFTYTLGDMAVPVIGEVGEMLTYLSPFAYLVKEDGSLVPIDDEAAIGEAIANGIVPVMAIVNFTVNVAGRNVAKNVLNNPEIVNTLQENIINTMKDKGYQGLNIDFEYVLPEDREAYNKFLESTVNRLHDEGFFVSTSLAPKTSADQKGLLYEAHDYLEHGKLADFVVLMTYEWGWRGGQPRAISPINEIEKVLDYAVTVIPKDKILMGFQIYARDWEVPFLPGKEAETISVEEAMNRAYAHNAQIQYDYMAQSPFFRYTDDEGNAHEVWFEDARSAQAKFDTAKEYGLKGISYWGLGFPFRQNWVLLEDNFDIKKL
- the purH gene encoding bifunctional phosphoribosylaminoimidazolecarboxamide formyltransferase/IMP cyclohydrolase — translated: MRALISVSDKTGITEFAKRLDKLGIEIISTGGTHKTLEKAGIKVTGISEVTGFPECLDGRVKTLHPKIHAGLLAVRNNPEHMKQLQDLGIQTIDLLVVNLYPFKQTIQKENVERQEAIENIDIGGPTMLRAAAKNYQDVAVIVDPSDYEKVAKDLEEKKEVSEETKFYLCGKVFEHTAHYDTLIASYLKKERNDNSLPETISLTYEKVQEMRYGENPHQKAAFYREAVGGKGLLSSAVQLHGKELSFNNINDTNGALELLKEFEEPAVVACKHANPCGVGIADNIYDAYMKAFKADPTSIFGGITVFNREVDEKTAEEINKIFIEIVVAPSYSQKALEILKSKKNKRVLLIENILQKQDENSYDLKKVAGGILVQTIDSKLIQENEELKTITKKQPTENEMKDLMMAWKIVKHTKSNAITIVKNGQSIGIGPGQVNRIWACRQAIEHAVEFLGEDSLKGAAMASDAFFPFPDCVEEAAKAGITAIIQPGGSVNDELSVKACNENNISMVFTGMRHFKH